The Shewanella algae DNA segment AAGTCTCGGTAAATTGGATCTCATTGAGAATATAGGCGATAAATTTCTCCAGCCCTGAGTAGCTTTCCAGATTGAGCCACCAACGTAGCCCCAACACTTGATCAAAGGCGCGGCAGGTGAGTGCTACCAGAATATCTTCCTTGGTCTTAAAGATGCTGTAGAACAGGGTCGTGGATATGCCAAGCCCCTTGGTGATATCTGATACTTTCAGTGACAATATTCCTTCTTTGGCAATAACAGACTCTGCCAAATCCAAAATAGCTTCCCGTATACGGTTATGCTCGGGTTTATTCATAATTAAATACTCAAGCAAGATTTAGCTCATTATAAATAATTGCGATAGTCTTGTTGCGCTCCGTTTAACTCTTTGTGATCTCGCTCATCAAAAAATAAAATTTTATTTTTTGATGATCCTTATTAAAGCTTTTAACAAAAAGATAAAAGCTCTATTTTCCTGTGATTCAGTTCACCTATTCATTTCTGCTTCTGTAAATAATTAATTCGAGTCGGGAAGGAGGATTGAATATGAATAAAAAGTTGATATACCCATTAATTATCTCTGCCTGCCTTAGTGGCACCTGTCAGGCAGCTATGCTGGCGGTCGAAGCCGGGATGATGGATTGGCAATCCAAGGCATCTGGTTATTTTGGCGAAGCCAAAGACAATAACCCCTTTATCACACTTAAAGGCGCCGTTGCCAACGACTATGGCGATATCTATGGCCAAGTAAAGTGGGAAGACCCGGATGATGGGGCTTACTACGGTACAGAGATCAATGTGATCGGCCAGATCAACTTAGGGACGACAGATTGGAACCTCTATGGTCAGGTATTTGACAAGAGTAAACCCAGTTGGGGAGAAACCAACACCATGTTGGGACTGAGCTGGGACAAGAGTTATGGCGACACCTATCTGCAGGTTGCACTGGCCGGACATTTTGTCGATGCCACTTATAAAAGTTTTGATGCCAATTTTGAAGGTGGTTTTAACGGTGGCTATGTTTATTTTTTGGCAAGCCATCAGCTAAATCTATTTAAGCAAGACTTTAAATTAACCTGGTGGCAAGAACACTTCTTTAATCGCGAAGATGATTATTTAGTTTTATCTGGTGATGGAAAGGATTTTGGTTTTAATGGTGCGTTATCTGTTAATTGGTCTTTCACCAAGAATCTGAGTTTTATTCTGAGTTATCGATATGCGGAAAATAACTTAGGAAAACAAGGATATCACGACGCTATTTTTTATTCCCTGCAATATCAACTCTAATTGGAAGGTAACAAGATGAAAATGAAGAGACTGTGTTATTTGATGTTGGCGGCATCCAGTCTGACATTGACGGGTTTCTCAACCCAGGTCATTGCCGGTGGCGATCTGCCAGGTACCAGTTCCAGCGCCGTACCTCAGGGGCAGTTGGGTTATGTCTATGTGGATCCATATAAGTTCAGCCCTTTGGTGGCGGTGATAGATCTCGGTGGCAAGTCCATCAGTGATGTCAAGGTCAAAGTAAAAGGCAAGGGAAAGAAAGGGATTGATATTCAGTACCCTGTGGGACTGACTCAACTCAACACCCACAGCGGTATTCCGGTATTTGGCCTCTATCCCGATTATTTGAACCGGGTTGAGGTCAGCTACAAACTGGCCGGTAAGCCAGTGACCGAGGAATACAAGATCCGCACCAGCGCATTGCCTCACCTGCATATCGATGGCAATGCCCGCACCCAGTACGAGTATGAGCCGGTCAAAGTCGCCAAAGGCTTTGAAGACAGATTCTATCTGGTTGATGGGCAGGTGATCCCGCCCAATATCCGTGACCACTGGGACTGGATCCCGACCCAGAACATCATAGATACCAACGGCGATGTGCGTTGGCATCTGAACAGCGATGTCATCTATGACCGTCCGGGCGGCTCCATGTCTTTCAAGCAGACCCGTGATGGCAAGCTGATCTTTGGCCAGGGGCTGATGTTTGAGTTGCATCAAGGGTTCCAGGTGCCTTACTACGCCAAGTATGACTTTATCGGCAAGCCTATCTTCAAACGCGAACTCCCGCGGGGGTTCAATGGTTTCTCCCATGAGATCACCGAAATGCCCAATGGCCACCTGCTGCTGAGGGTGGGAAAGCGTGATTATGTCACGCCGGATGGCCTCAAGGTCGATACAGTGCGCGACCATGTGATTGAAGTGGATCAGAACGGTGATGTCGTTAAGGTCTGGGACTTCAACAAGATACTCGACCCTATGCGTGACACTGTGCTCAAGTCATTGGATATGGGTGCTGTCTGTCTGAACGTGGATGTCTCCAAGGCCGGTGAAACCAAGACCGCCGAAGAGCTGGCCAGCGAACCCTACGGCGATGTTGCCGGGGTCGGAACCGGCCGCAACTGGCTGCATATCAACTCCATAGGTTATGACCCGGCCGATGACAGCATCATTGTCAGCTCGCGCCACCAGTCTGCGGTGATCAAGGTTGGCCGTGATAACAAGGTCAAGTGGATCCTGGGCACTCCCGAGGGCTGGAAAGGAGAACTGGCCTCCAAGGTGCTGAAACCCGTTGATACCAAAGGTCGGGCACTCAAGTGTGACGCCAAGGGCTGCGAAGGCAACTTTGACTGGACCTGGACTCAGCACACCGCCTGGCCGGTACCGGACAGGGGCACAGTCACAGTGTTTGACAACGGTGATGGCCGCGGTCTGGAACAACCTGCGCTGCCGACCATGAAGTATTCCCGTGGCGTCGAGTACAAGGTCGACATGGGCAAGATGACAGTGCAGCAGACCTGGGAGTACGGCAAAGAGCGGGGGTACGAGTGGTATAGCCCAATCACCTCCATCACAGAGTGGCAAGCGGATCACAAGACCATGTTCATGGCCTCGGCTTCGGCCGGACTGCTGGAAGGGGATAAGGCTCCCGAGCATTGGATCACCGAGGTGGATCCCAAGACCAATGAGGTCAAGGTCGAAATCAAGGTGAAGACCCTGATGAAACATGAGCCTGGCTATCGCTCTACCGTGGTTCACCCTGAAAGCATGTTCAATCGTTAATTGTGTTTGTGGCGGCAGCCGGGCTGCCGCCCATTTGGAGTCCGTATCATGATGAAGAAAAGTCTGTTGGCACTGGGTGCCCTGTTATTGTCCTGCTCTGTTTCCGCTGCCAAATATAACGAAGGCGAGCATTATCAACTGCTGGGGGCCGCCAGCTTTGATGCACCCAACCAAGTGGTGAAGGTGTATTCGGTCAACTGCCCCTTCTGCTACAAGTACGACAAGTCAGTGATCCCCGGCATGGTGAAAAACCTGCCCAAGGGGGTAACCTTCGATGATTATCACATCACCACCAAGCCGCCCCTTGGCAAGGAAAAGGCTTGGGTGTTGGCCTATGCTCAAACCCAATCCGAACAGGCTTTCAAGGCCGCCAAGATGGCATTCTACAAGAAGTATCACGATGACAAGGCCCGCTTTGCCTCCGCCGATGAAGCCATCGACTTTGGCCTCAAAGCAGCCGGCCTGGATCGCGCCGGTTTTGAAGCGGCCAAGAATAGCCCTGAGGTGCAACAACTCTTGAGCAAATGGGACAGAGGTGTGGACGTCGCCAAGATCCAGGGGATCCCGGCACTGGTGGTCAATGGCAAGTACTTGATTAACACCAAGTCTATTCGCAGCATGCAGATGCTCGATGAACTGGTGGCCGAACTGGCTGCCAAGTAGGAGGGACGGATGAATAAATTGAGTTCGCTTTTTCGGGAATTTACCCAGGCGCCTGTCCCGACTTTGGCCCGCTGGCAACAGGGGCGAATACTCTGGAGCATAATGCTGGGCGCGGCGGTATTTTTGCTGGCTTCCGCCATGGGCTACTTTCAGGTGTTTCTGGAGATGGATCCCTGTGAGCTGTGCGTCTACATACGCTTCAGCCAATGCTGCATAGTGCTGGCCGGTGCCATCATATTGATCAATCCGAAGAACCACGTGCTCAAGGCCTTGGGTGTTGCCCTGGCACTCTACGGCGTGATTCAGGGAATGGCCTGGTCGATTCAACTGATGAATATCCACGACGCCGCGCACCTGGTAGTGGATGAGTCGATGGACTTCTTCGCCGAGGCAGGTTCGGCGGCAGGCTCTGCCTGCTCCACCGAGCCGCACTTCCCTCTGGGCTTGCCGCTGGATAAGTGGCTGCCATTTGAGTTCGCTCCTACCGGCGGCTGTGGTGAAGATGACTGGTCACTGTTTGGCATGAATATGGCGCACTATTGCATCATTGCCTACTCAGTGTTTGCCATCGGCCTGGGCGGCGCGATAGTGGGTTGGCTGGCGAGCTTCAAGGCCAAGCCATAACAGGCAGCTAATCGCGCCTGGCAAGAACCACCCTCAGGGGTGGTTTCTTTTTATTTGGACATCCAGATGTCTATCTGTTAGTTTGATTGCTCATTCAGTCAGCATTATCTGTCATCAAGGAGCGCGAGATGAAACTGGAATCCCTGGCGTTGCACCATGGTTATGAATCGGAAGCCACCACCAAGTCGGCGGCGGTGCCCATCTATCAGACGACGTCCTATACTTTCGACGATACTCAACACGGCGCCGATCTGTTTGACCTCAAGGTGCCCGGCAATATTTACAGTCGCATCATGAACCCCACCAACGCCGTGCTCGAAGCCAGAATGGCGGCCATCGAAGGCGGCATTGGCGCGCTGGCGCTGGCCTCTGGAATGGCGGCCATCACCTATGCGCTGCAGGCGCTGACGGAAGTGGGCGACAACATAGTCAGCAGCAGCCAGCTCTACGGCGGCACCTATAACCTGTTCGCCCATACTCTGCCGCGCCAGGGGGTTGAGGTGCGCATGGCGTCGTTCGATGACTTCGATACCCTGGAGTCGCTTATTGATGAACGTACCAAGGCGGTATTTTGTGAATCCATAGGCAACCCCGCCGGCAATATTGTCGATATCGCGCGTCTGGCAGAAATTGCCCACAAACATGGTGTGCCCTTGGTGGTGGATAACACTGTGGCGACCCCTGTGCTGTGCCGCCCCTTCGAACATGGCGCCGATATCGTCGTCCACTCGCTCACCAAGTATGTCGGTGGCCACGGCACCACAGTGGGCGGGGTGATCATCGATTCGGGCAAGTTTGACTGGGTCGTCAATAAACACAGATTTGCGGTGCTCAATCAGCCGGACCCCTCCTACCATGGGGTGGTGTATACCGAAGCCTTCGGCGCGGCGGCTTATATCGGCCGTTGCCGGGTGGTGCCTCTGCGTAATACCGGCGCGGCTCTATCACCACACAGCGCCTTTTTACTGCTGCAGGGGCTGGAGACCTTGAGCCTGAGGATGGAGCGCCACTGCAGTAATGCCGAGGCGCTGGCAAGTTACCTGCAGTCCCACCCGCTGGTTAACTGGGTCAATTATGGCGCCCTGGCAGACAGCCCTTATAAGGCCAATTGCGACAAAATCACCTCGGGTAAGGCGTCCGGCATTATCAGCTTTGGTATCAAGGGGGGCAAAGAGGCCGGCGGGCGCTTTATCGATGCGCTGCAGATGATCTTGCGTCTGGTGAATATAGGCGATGCCAAGTCACTGGCCTGTCACCCTGCCACCACGACCCACAGGCAGCTCAACGCCGAGGAGTTGGCTCGCGCCGGGGTGAGTGAAGATCTGCTCCGGATCTCTGTGGGAATTGAGCATATAGACGACATCATCAGCGATGTGGCCCAGGCGCTGGAAGCCTCCCAGGCTTGATGACATCATCAAAAAGCCTCGTCAAGCGGGGCTAATACTTATCTGGCGTCCAGCTCGGACTTCAATGCACGTATTTCAGCCTCTTTGGCGCTGATCTTGGCGGCTGTTTTAGCCTCTTCCTCGGCCAGTTCTCGCTGATATTTGGCGACCTTATCGACTTTGCCCTTGCGCTCGGCCTCGGCGATATCGGCCTTCAGTTCGGCGCGCTCTTCGGCCAGCTCTTCACGTAACTCGCGAATATCATCCTGCTTGTCACGGATCTTGTTTGCCAATTCATCGCGTGAATCTTGCTGTTTTTTGATTTCACCGGCCTCAGTGCAGTGGGCACGGACTTCGGCCAGCGCCGTTTCCAGCCCCCGTACTCTGTGGCTGTTGTTATGCTCTTTGGCATAAGAGATCTGCTTTTCGATTTCGGCTTCTTTTTTGGCGCAATGACCACCGGCCAGGGCGGGGAGCGAAAACAGAGCCAGGGAAAATAGGGCTATGTGGGTCAGTTTCATAAATCACCAAGGATGGAGTAAGAGGCCGCCATTCTAGCAAAACCTTCAATCTATAGCTGTCAGACCTATCCCAAAGGCGCCCGCAGGCGCCTTTGAGTTGGTTTATTGTGACAGCCGGGCTCTGGACTTCTGGTAGAAGTAAGCCACCCCGAGCAGCAAGGCACCAATCAGCATAAAGACGATGATCTTTTGCAGCAGATCGGCGGCGGCCATATCCAGCAGCAATACCTTGAGGCAACTGATGGCAAACAGACCTGCGGCCAGTTTGAGCATAATCTGGCAGCCGGGACGCAGGCTGAGGAACATCAGCCTGCAGCCGTGGGACACCATGAGCACTGTGCTTAAGGTGGCATCGAATCCGGTTGGCATCTGGTAGGCCAGTGGCAGATAGGCCAGCAGCAACAGGGCATGCCAGGCGATAAACACCATATTGGTCGGCAACTGCTGACGATAGCGTCTCATGGCCAATGGCCGTTTACGGATAAACAGCGCCAGCAAGGCCAGGTTGCAAGCTTGTGCCAGCGCCATCAGCCAAGGTTCAGAGGGTCGGGTCAGGACATCGAGCTGCAAATATTGCAGGCTGTCGAGCCAGGTAATCCAGGGCAGCAGCAAGGCGATAAAGAAGCTGGCAAAGGCAAAGGGGTAACCCGGGCGCAGGGCCTTGAGCGGTTTGCGGCTGAGCAGGATAAAAAAGTAGCCGCTTAGCACCACACTGCTAAGTGCCAACGTGTGGCTGAACAAGACCTCCAGGCTGTGGCTGACCACCGCCAGCAGCAGGGCGCCATAGAAGGGTGACAACTGCCAGCCGAGTCGGCAGGGGCCTTGCCAGAGCCTTGGCAAGGATGGATAGCGCCACAGCAGCAGACCGGAATAGATACTGCCCAGCAGCAGTGCGATAAGCCCGGGCCATTGTCCTGCCAGGCAGGCAAAAGCGGTTTGGGCTATAGCCAGCACCAGCAGTACATCCGCTTCGCGTTTCAGTATCGGCTGCCTGAACTTGCGGGCCAATACTAAGCTGACAAAGCAGGATAACCACAAGGCCGGGGCCAGCCAATCTTCAAAGCGAAGGGCGATTTTGGGCAGCCACAGCAGTGGCAAGAGCACCAGGCAGGCCAGGCGAGCGTACCAGGCCAAACGCCTAAGTTCGCCTTTGGGATGGAAGCGCCGGTATGCATACCAGGCCAGTAACAGACAGAGGAACAGCTCTACCCTGGCGATTTGCGCATACAGCGGCTGAGCGCGGAAACTCAGGCTATGCACATCCACGGCGGCGAAGATGACCTGAGCCGCCAGCGGTAACAACAAGGCCCAGGCCAAGGCCTCGCTGACCCTGAGTTGTTGCCTGCGCGCGAGTAGCAGCAAGGTCAGACTCAATCCGGGAATTATCACCAGGAAGTAGCTTTCACTTATCAGCCAGGCGCTAACCAGGGCTAAAGACACCAGCAGCACGTTGGCAAGCTCGCGTCCCAACTGCAGCAGTTGTTGCTCCCAGCGGCTGAGCTCGGGCTGTTTGCCCAGCAGTTGGTTAAAGCCAAATAACGTAAGCGTGCTTAGCCCCCAAGCCAGCAGCGGCAGTGACAAGAGCGCCGGCGCTTCATTGATCATATCGCCAAGGGCCAACAGGTTGATGACCAGTCCCAGAGCCAGCAGGGTGATGGCCTCGATTCGCAGCGAGGCTTGCTGTTCTCGGCAACCTAGCCACATCAACAGCAAGGCTTCGAGCAGTAACACCAGCCCCAGCAGCTCACCACTGAGTAGGCTGAGTGCGGCAAAACCGAGACAGGCACCGGTGGCCAACCACAATAGCGTCTGCAGCTGTTTGTCTTGTTTAAGCCAGAGCGACAGTCCGATAAGCACGGCGGCGTTGGCCAGCAGCAGCTCGCCGGCATGGGGGCTGAACTGGCTCAGGCTATAGACTAAAAAGGCCAGCAAGGCCGCCGGCAGAGCCAGCAGTCTGTGGCTGAGGCCTTCCCGGCCAAACAGCCACAGACTGCCAAGGCCATAACCATAGAAGAGGCCATGCAGGGAGATGAGCGCCAGAACTCCCATTATCCCTTGCCCTTGCAGCGGCAGCTCGACAAAGAAACTCAGGCTCTCGATACAGGCGATGTGCAGTATGGCTGTCGTTTCCAGCAGCACAGGCCAACGTATCTTGTGACTCAAGAGTAAAGAGCAGCCGCCAATCAGCAGCAGGAAGGGTAGATACATCAAAGGCGCCTGACTGCCGGAAAGCAGCATCAGTGGTGCCAGGGAGCCACCCAGCAAGGCGACTATGCTGATGACTCTGGCTTCCAGTTTCAGCGCCAGACTGTAACCGGCCACAGTGATAAGCAACAGCAGCAGATAGCTGACGCCATCCGGTACCAGCTCGAAGTAGGGACCGACAAAATAGGCACACAGATAGTTGATAATCAGCCCAAGGCCCACCAGACCCGAGCCGAAATCGGCCATCGCTCGTTGCCGTTTGCGGATAAAGGCCCCCAAGGCCAGAATGCCATTGGCGCAGACAAAGCCGGTCAAGGCCTTTCCTGTGTCCGACAGCCAGTGGTTCATGGAATACTGCAGCAGATAACCAAAGCCCAGGGTCATGGCGATGATCCCGGCCAGGGTCATCATAAATACCGGGCCCTGACCTTTGGCTTGATAGTGCTGATAAAAATCTTTGGCTTGTGCGAAGAGTCCCAGCAGGGGGCTCAGCATAGCGGCAAAAAAAGCGGCCACAGCCTGATCAAACTTGCGCCCCCAGTTGGGAGTCTGCTGCCCTCGACCCTCTTGTGTTTGGGGCGATACTCTTTGGGCGGCGGAGGATTTCGAATCTGTGGGTTTCGAAGCGGAAGATTTCGAAGCGAAGGATTTCGAATCTGTGGGTTTCGAAGCGGTTTGCGCTTGGGTTGCAACTGGCGTTGCTGCCATCTCTGCCCTTGCCGGCTTGGTGTGCTCGATAGGCTGAATATCGGCCCTGCGCTGCCAGGCGTCCTGGCGCTGGGTCTGTGACTCGGAGGATAAGTCGGCTACTGACTCGGCCTGAGGCCCAGGTATTGCTGACGGCTCGGCAACCTTGGGCGCCAAAGGCTTAGCTTGCTCTTCGGCAAGCTGATTGACGGCCGTAAACAGCGCCTCGATTCTTTGTTCTATCGCGTCGAGGCGGATATCTGTCCTGATTTCCAGGTTAGTCTCTTTGAGTTTGAGATCTTCAAGCTCGCGCCTGAGATGTTGGAGTTCTTCCGTTAACTGCATGCTGCTTTCCTGATGCTAATCGCATTTGCGTCGGCTGCGGGCATTTTAAACGCGCGGCTCTGTCCTGACCAGCGTTCGGCTCAGGTTTTGGGAAATTTCCGCTATCCATTTATCGTATTTGTCATGGGAAGATGAGAGAAAACTGAACAGCAGGCAGAGGCCTCTCGCGTCTTGCCGGTGGCATAGGTACAATGAGCGGCATGCAAACTCGCCCAACGTGG contains these protein-coding regions:
- a CDS encoding aryl-sulfate sulfotransferase; the protein is MKMKRLCYLMLAASSLTLTGFSTQVIAGGDLPGTSSSAVPQGQLGYVYVDPYKFSPLVAVIDLGGKSISDVKVKVKGKGKKGIDIQYPVGLTQLNTHSGIPVFGLYPDYLNRVEVSYKLAGKPVTEEYKIRTSALPHLHIDGNARTQYEYEPVKVAKGFEDRFYLVDGQVIPPNIRDHWDWIPTQNIIDTNGDVRWHLNSDVIYDRPGGSMSFKQTRDGKLIFGQGLMFELHQGFQVPYYAKYDFIGKPIFKRELPRGFNGFSHEITEMPNGHLLLRVGKRDYVTPDGLKVDTVRDHVIEVDQNGDVVKVWDFNKILDPMRDTVLKSLDMGAVCLNVDVSKAGETKTAEELASEPYGDVAGVGTGRNWLHINSIGYDPADDSIIVSSRHQSAVIKVGRDNKVKWILGTPEGWKGELASKVLKPVDTKGRALKCDAKGCEGNFDWTWTQHTAWPVPDRGTVTVFDNGDGRGLEQPALPTMKYSRGVEYKVDMGKMTVQQTWEYGKERGYEWYSPITSITEWQADHKTMFMASASAGLLEGDKAPEHWITEVDPKTNEVKVEIKVKTLMKHEPGYRSTVVHPESMFNR
- a CDS encoding thiol:disulfide interchange protein DsbA/DsbL, which codes for MMKKSLLALGALLLSCSVSAAKYNEGEHYQLLGAASFDAPNQVVKVYSVNCPFCYKYDKSVIPGMVKNLPKGVTFDDYHITTKPPLGKEKAWVLAYAQTQSEQAFKAAKMAFYKKYHDDKARFASADEAIDFGLKAAGLDRAGFEAAKNSPEVQQLLSKWDRGVDVAKIQGIPALVVNGKYLINTKSIRSMQMLDELVAELAAK
- a CDS encoding disulfide bond formation protein B gives rise to the protein MNKLSSLFREFTQAPVPTLARWQQGRILWSIMLGAAVFLLASAMGYFQVFLEMDPCELCVYIRFSQCCIVLAGAIILINPKNHVLKALGVALALYGVIQGMAWSIQLMNIHDAAHLVVDESMDFFAEAGSAAGSACSTEPHFPLGLPLDKWLPFEFAPTGGCGEDDWSLFGMNMAHYCIIAYSVFAIGLGGAIVGWLASFKAKP
- a CDS encoding O-acetylhomoserine aminocarboxypropyltransferase/cysteine synthase family protein — its product is MKLESLALHHGYESEATTKSAAVPIYQTTSYTFDDTQHGADLFDLKVPGNIYSRIMNPTNAVLEARMAAIEGGIGALALASGMAAITYALQALTEVGDNIVSSSQLYGGTYNLFAHTLPRQGVEVRMASFDDFDTLESLIDERTKAVFCESIGNPAGNIVDIARLAEIAHKHGVPLVVDNTVATPVLCRPFEHGADIVVHSLTKYVGGHGTTVGGVIIDSGKFDWVVNKHRFAVLNQPDPSYHGVVYTEAFGAAAYIGRCRVVPLRNTGAALSPHSAFLLLQGLETLSLRMERHCSNAEALASYLQSHPLVNWVNYGALADSPYKANCDKITSGKASGIISFGIKGGKEAGGRFIDALQMILRLVNIGDAKSLACHPATTTHRQLNAEELARAGVSEDLLRISVGIEHIDDIISDVAQALEASQA
- a CDS encoding DUF1090 domain-containing protein is translated as MKLTHIALFSLALFSLPALAGGHCAKKEAEIEKQISYAKEHNNSHRVRGLETALAEVRAHCTEAGEIKKQQDSRDELANKIRDKQDDIRELREELAEERAELKADIAEAERKGKVDKVAKYQRELAEEEAKTAAKISAKEAEIRALKSELDAR
- a CDS encoding DUF2339 domain-containing protein, with the protein product MQLTEELQHLRRELEDLKLKETNLEIRTDIRLDAIEQRIEALFTAVNQLAEEQAKPLAPKVAEPSAIPGPQAESVADLSSESQTQRQDAWQRRADIQPIEHTKPARAEMAATPVATQAQTASKPTDSKSFASKSSASKPTDSKSSAAQRVSPQTQEGRGQQTPNWGRKFDQAVAAFFAAMLSPLLGLFAQAKDFYQHYQAKGQGPVFMMTLAGIIAMTLGFGYLLQYSMNHWLSDTGKALTGFVCANGILALGAFIRKRQRAMADFGSGLVGLGLIINYLCAYFVGPYFELVPDGVSYLLLLLITVAGYSLALKLEARVISIVALLGGSLAPLMLLSGSQAPLMYLPFLLLIGGCSLLLSHKIRWPVLLETTAILHIACIESLSFFVELPLQGQGIMGVLALISLHGLFYGYGLGSLWLFGREGLSHRLLALPAALLAFLVYSLSQFSPHAGELLLANAAVLIGLSLWLKQDKQLQTLLWLATGACLGFAALSLLSGELLGLVLLLEALLLMWLGCREQQASLRIEAITLLALGLVINLLALGDMINEAPALLSLPLLAWGLSTLTLFGFNQLLGKQPELSRWEQQLLQLGRELANVLLVSLALVSAWLISESYFLVIIPGLSLTLLLLARRQQLRVSEALAWALLLPLAAQVIFAAVDVHSLSFRAQPLYAQIARVELFLCLLLAWYAYRRFHPKGELRRLAWYARLACLVLLPLLWLPKIALRFEDWLAPALWLSCFVSLVLARKFRQPILKREADVLLVLAIAQTAFACLAGQWPGLIALLLGSIYSGLLLWRYPSLPRLWQGPCRLGWQLSPFYGALLLAVVSHSLEVLFSHTLALSSVVLSGYFFILLSRKPLKALRPGYPFAFASFFIALLLPWITWLDSLQYLQLDVLTRPSEPWLMALAQACNLALLALFIRKRPLAMRRYRQQLPTNMVFIAWHALLLLAYLPLAYQMPTGFDATLSTVLMVSHGCRLMFLSLRPGCQIMLKLAAGLFAISCLKVLLLDMAAADLLQKIIVFMLIGALLLGVAYFYQKSRARLSQ